The window TATGGCGGCTATTCGACCGAACTGACCTCGGGCCTCGTCGGCGACATCGGCGCGACGCTCTATCTCTATCCCGGCGTCGGCAACACCACCGTGATCGAACCCTATGCGTCGCTGACCGGCACCGTCGGCCCGGCGTCGATCAAGGGCGGCGTCGCCTGGGCGCCCGGCGGCCAGGATTCGCTCGGCGACGCCAGCGGCATCTATCTGTACAGCGATGTCGGCGTCGCGATCCCCGATACCCCGATCAAGCTGAAGGGCCATCTCGGCTATGCCAAGAGCGACAGCTTCCTCGGCGGGCTCGACGGCGAAGTGTTCGACTATTCGGTCGGGGTCGACTTCACCTGGAAGATGCTGACGCTCGGCATTTCCTACGTCAACACCGACGCCCCCAAGACCCTTGGCTACAAGGAAGCCGTGGGTGCCGACGGTGCGGTCCTCTTCTCGCTCGGCGCCTCTTTCTGACGCCGGGCCCGGAGGCGGCCTCTGGGGGGAGGCCGCCTCCCTTTTCTCTCTCGACGGAAAGGGCCGGCGTTCGCCGGCCTTTTTCTGTTTAGGAGTGACAATGGGCGGAAATGGGCAAGCCGCCATATAAACTTCGCTCGACACGAACGGAAGAGGGGGCGGTCTGGGGAAGCCACCCCGGACCGGTCGGTGCTTCCAGGCTAAGGCTTCTTCGCCGCCAGCGCGTCGCGCGCGCCGCGCAGGCCGAGGAATTGTTCGGCGAGCATCCAGTCCTGGCGTGCGAGCTTGGGGTCGGAGAGGCTGACCGCCTTCGCCTGATCGAGCAGACCGGCCGCCTTGGTCGCGGCCTCGCCGCTTAACAGCGGATAGCTTTTCCCCAGCGCATAGACTTCCCAGCCGAACGGCACGTGGCGATAGGTGTCGACATAGGTGTCGCCGCCGGCGCGGATGACGTTGACGTCGTTCGAGATATTCTGGTCGACCGGCGACAGCTTGTCGATCCCCGCGACATAGGTTTCGGCGATCTCCTTCGCCTCGGCCGCGCCAACCTCGGGCAACAGCGCGAGCGTCGCCATCGCCGACACCGACGGCGCCTCGGTGCGCAGGCTGTTGTCGGGATAGTCGGACCAGTTGACCCCGGCGCGCGGGCGGCGTTTCTTGAGCCATTCGACCGCGCGGGCGCGCGCCGCCCTGACCTTCGCCTGCAACGCCGGATCGGCCTTCAGCACCGGGTCGATGTCGCGCAGCGCGATGACCGACAGCGCGGTGATATAAGTGGCGGCATTGTCGGGGCGGTCGGCGGCGTCCATCGTGCTCGACCACCAGCCTTCGCGATTTTGCGCGGCGAGCAGCGCGTCGACCACCGGTGCAGGGGGCGCGCGGTCCATCACGCCATAAGCGGTCAGCGTCCAGGTCGAGACGATGGTGAAGGGCGCGCCCTCGACCATCACGCAATGGCAGGAGCCGCCGAGGAATTTGGTCACCGCCGCCTCGAAGCGCGCGAGTTCCTCGGCGCTCGGCGATTTTTCGACCGCGATGAGCTGGGCGAGCGCCCAGAAGACCTTGCCGTTGTTGGTGGTCTCGACGTCGTTCAGCGCGCTGACAAGGGCGTTGGCCATGACGGGTTCGGTGGTCTTGACCGTCTTGTCGAAGCTCGCGGCGGTGGCGGCCTGGTCGAAGGACGGGCCGCTGCCGGCAAAATACCAGCCGCCGCCCGCGACCGTGGCGATCGCGAGCGCGGCTGCGCCGCCGAGTGCGAGCGGGGAGAAGCGGCGCTTCTGCGGGCCTGCGGGGCGAATGTCGTCGGTTGGCGGCGCGGCGCCGGTCTTCTTCAGCCGCCGGTCGATCGCCACGAGCACGCGCTGCCACGCCGGATGCGCCTCGCTGCCGTCGAAGCCCGACATGTCGAGGACGTTGACGTTATAGAATTCGGCGGGCAGCGCCTCGGGATCGATCTTGTCGAGCGCGATCGCGACGAGCGAACCGCGGTCGAGCCCGATGCGGCTTTCGATGCGCACCCAGCGGCGCTGGATCGCGGCGGGGGTCCAGCAACCGAGCACGACCCCGGCGCCCTTGACCGCGCGGTCGATGACGTCGGGAAATTCGGCGCCGGCGTCGATCCCCTCGGCATCGAAAAACACATGATGGCCGCGCGCGAGCAGCAGGTCGCGCAGTTGCATCGCCTTGTCCGCATCGGCGCGGCTGTAGCTGACGAAGATGTCGTAGGGGCGCTCGTTCGACGCGTCCCCCTCTTGCGCAGTCATGGTCGTCGCAACCTTCTGTCCCCCGTGCGTCGCGATACCCCGATGCAGCGATAGCATTCCCGCGACACATCGCAAGTCGCTTGACGCTGTCGATGAACCGTTTATTTCCAGCGACGAGTTGAGCGAGAGGAGTCCCCCATGCCCCAAGCCGCGTCCGTTCCCCCGTCCCGTCATCCCCCAATCCGCCCCGCGAAAAGGGCGAACGCTCGCCGGGCGTGAAGCTGGTGATCGCGGTGCTCATCGCGGTTGCGCTGATGGTGCCGCTGCTGATGGTCTATGGGCTGCTGTGGGACCGGCAGGAACAGGCGCAGACCGCGCAGGCGTCGATCGGGCAGGGCTGGGGCGGGCAACAGACGATCGCCGGGCCGGTGATCGTCATCCCCTATCGGGCGACCGAGACACAGACGGTGACCGAAAATGGCCGCGATGTGACGCGGTCGGTGACCGTTCTTCGAAACCTCTATCTCTCGCCGCAGGCGAACAAGGCCGACGTCGTCATCAAGCCCGAGACGCGCAAGAAGGCGATTTACGAGACCGTCGTCTATGAAAGCCAGATTTCGGGGAGCGCCGATTTCGTGCTGCCCGCCGACATCGCGCGCTATGGCGTGGCGCGCGAGGCGCTGTTGCTCGACCGCGCCGAACTGCGGCTCGGCGTCAGCGACGCGCGCGGCCTCGTCGACGGCAACAGCCTGGCGGTGAACGGCACCGCGGTGCCGCTGCAGCCCGGCAAGGGGCTGCTCTCGACCGGCAATTCGGGAACCTTCGCCTTCGTCGACTGGACCGGCGGCGCGCCGATGAAGGTCGATTACAAGATCGGGGTGCGGGGCTTGGGTGATTTCCGGCTGGTCCCGCGCGGGGTCGATACGCGCTGGACGGTTAAGTCGAGCTGGCCGAACCCCAGCTTCGGCGGCGATTTCCTGCCCGCGACGCGCAGCGTGACGGGGAACGGCTTCACCGCGACCTATGCGATCCCGAACCTCGCGCTCGGACAGGCGCAGGTGCTGACCGGCGACCTGTCGGCGCCGGAGGTGAGTTATGGCGGCGGGCGCGACCAATATGTCGAAACCGCCGCGGTCGAAGCCGTCGCGGCGGCCGCCGACGGCGCGAGCGAGGCGTCGGGCGGTACCGCCAAGGCGATCGCGATCAGCCTGATCGAGCCGGTCGACCTCTACAGCCAGGTCGATCGCAGCATCAAATATGGTTTCCTGTTCATCGGCTTCACCTTCGTCGCCTTCCTGATGTTCGATGTCATCGCCGGTGCGCGCGTCGCGGCGGCCGAATATCTGCTGACCGGTGTGGCGCTCGTGCTGTTCTTCGTGCTGCTGCTCGCCTTCGCCGAGGTGATCGGTTTCCTGTTCGCCTATCTGCTCGCGGCGGGCGCGATCATCGGCTTGCTCGCGGCGTATAGTGCGGCGGTGCTCAAGAGCTGGAAACGCGCGCGGTTCCTCGCGGCGATGCTGCTCGGGCTTTATGCGCTGCTCTATGTGCTGCTCAACCTCGAGGCCTATTCGCTGCTGATCGGGTCGGTGCTGATGTTCTTCGCGCTCGCGGGCGTGATGTACATGACGCGGAATATCGACTGGGGCGGGGTCGGGAAGAAGAGCGAGGTGGCGGCCTAAACCTCGTCATTGCGAGCGAAGCGAAGCAATCCAGGGCGGTTTACGCGAGCTCTGGATTGCCGCGTCGCTTCGCTCCTCGCAATGACGAGCCGGGTTACCGCCAGCGCAGGTTGTCGCGTG is drawn from Sphingopyxis sp. OPL5 and contains these coding sequences:
- a CDS encoding TorF family putative porin, giving the protein MKKLSRACLGMLLAAVAVPQAAYAQDAEEDTDGITITGGATVVSDYRFRGFSQSNEEAAIQGTFTITHESGLYVGTWGSSIGFNNGTEIDVYGGYSTELTSGLVGDIGATLYLYPGVGNTTVIEPYASLTGTVGPASIKGGVAWAPGGQDSLGDASGIYLYSDVGVAIPDTPIKLKGHLGYAKSDSFLGGLDGEVFDYSVGVDFTWKMLTLGISYVNTDAPKTLGYKEAVGADGAVLFSLGASF
- a CDS encoding toll/interleukin-1 receptor domain-containing protein; this translates as MTAQEGDASNERPYDIFVSYSRADADKAMQLRDLLLARGHHVFFDAEGIDAGAEFPDVIDRAVKGAGVVLGCWTPAAIQRRWVRIESRIGLDRGSLVAIALDKIDPEALPAEFYNVNVLDMSGFDGSEAHPAWQRVLVAIDRRLKKTGAAPPTDDIRPAGPQKRRFSPLALGGAAALAIATVAGGGWYFAGSGPSFDQAATAASFDKTVKTTEPVMANALVSALNDVETTNNGKVFWALAQLIAVEKSPSAEELARFEAAVTKFLGGSCHCVMVEGAPFTIVSTWTLTAYGVMDRAPPAPVVDALLAAQNREGWWSSTMDAADRPDNAATYITALSVIALRDIDPVLKADPALQAKVRAARARAVEWLKKRRPRAGVNWSDYPDNSLRTEAPSVSAMATLALLPEVGAAEAKEIAETYVAGIDKLSPVDQNISNDVNVIRAGGDTYVDTYRHVPFGWEVYALGKSYPLLSGEAATKAAGLLDQAKAVSLSDPKLARQDWMLAEQFLGLRGARDALAAKKP
- the creD gene encoding cell envelope integrity protein CreD — protein: MKLVIAVLIAVALMVPLLMVYGLLWDRQEQAQTAQASIGQGWGGQQTIAGPVIVIPYRATETQTVTENGRDVTRSVTVLRNLYLSPQANKADVVIKPETRKKAIYETVVYESQISGSADFVLPADIARYGVAREALLLDRAELRLGVSDARGLVDGNSLAVNGTAVPLQPGKGLLSTGNSGTFAFVDWTGGAPMKVDYKIGVRGLGDFRLVPRGVDTRWTVKSSWPNPSFGGDFLPATRSVTGNGFTATYAIPNLALGQAQVLTGDLSAPEVSYGGGRDQYVETAAVEAVAAAADGASEASGGTAKAIAISLIEPVDLYSQVDRSIKYGFLFIGFTFVAFLMFDVIAGARVAAAEYLLTGVALVLFFVLLLAFAEVIGFLFAYLLAAGAIIGLLAAYSAAVLKSWKRARFLAAMLLGLYALLYVLLNLEAYSLLIGSVLMFFALAGVMYMTRNIDWGGVGKKSEVAA